Proteins from a genomic interval of Rhizobium etli CFN 42:
- a CDS encoding aromatic amino acid lyase yields MQHERPGIELSGRPLGFAEMAAIGAGKAKISASPTGMARIAIAREIVEDAIASGMPVYGSTTGVGAMKDVEWSADELDTFNLGLVRAHHFGTGTPFSCNVVRNAMAIRVNTALTGQVGCTPELIQAYITMLEADLIPVVRRTGSIGCADIGLMGQIGAVLTGVGEAVYRGSRMQAADAFRAAGLQPVRMAPRDSLASLSVNAVSFAAAAETTRSAAASIRILLATGMMAAGALGASRDPWKAVRHVGTAREALIGAWLCNASDDWDWPVATHVQDPLSLRMIAQVFGAVIENLLSTGHKILAATGRSDDNPVVVEGRVMTSGGSLPLDVTILLESAALCMAHAARNAFNRCVILGNGQRRDLPVNLVPPGRIATGFGPIIKLAGEIFSRVLSMSGPVSAQSLVVAAGLEDEAAFLPLVIERFERQMQALKRLAALEALLSAQAIDILGDEPKGVAGMLYEVVRKHAAFYTVDRPLSAEVEAIEEELGSDDFLAKLTEQVPIASFDDFFALGSPEPSEGRLASRAG; encoded by the coding sequence ATGCAGCACGAACGCCCCGGCATCGAACTTTCCGGACGTCCCCTCGGTTTTGCCGAGATGGCGGCGATCGGTGCAGGCAAGGCAAAGATTTCGGCCTCGCCGACCGGCATGGCCCGCATCGCCATAGCGCGCGAGATCGTCGAGGATGCGATTGCTTCGGGCATGCCCGTCTACGGCTCGACGACCGGAGTCGGCGCCATGAAGGATGTGGAGTGGTCGGCCGACGAGCTCGACACCTTCAATCTCGGCCTGGTGCGCGCCCATCATTTCGGCACCGGCACACCCTTTTCCTGCAATGTCGTGCGCAACGCCATGGCGATCCGCGTCAATACGGCGCTGACCGGCCAGGTCGGCTGTACGCCGGAACTGATCCAGGCCTATATCACGATGCTCGAAGCCGATCTCATTCCGGTCGTGCGCCGAACCGGCTCGATCGGCTGCGCCGATATCGGCCTGATGGGACAGATCGGCGCGGTGCTGACCGGCGTCGGCGAAGCGGTCTACCGCGGCAGCCGGATGCAGGCGGCCGACGCCTTCCGGGCGGCGGGACTGCAACCGGTGCGGATGGCGCCGCGCGACAGTCTCGCCTCGCTCAGCGTCAATGCCGTGAGCTTTGCCGCGGCGGCGGAAACGACGCGCAGTGCCGCGGCCTCGATCCGCATCCTGCTCGCCACCGGGATGATGGCGGCCGGTGCGCTCGGCGCCTCCCGCGATCCCTGGAAGGCGGTCCGCCATGTTGGCACGGCGCGTGAGGCACTGATCGGCGCCTGGCTCTGCAACGCGTCGGACGACTGGGACTGGCCAGTTGCAACGCATGTGCAGGATCCGCTCAGCCTGCGCATGATCGCCCAGGTGTTCGGCGCCGTCATCGAAAACCTGCTTTCGACCGGCCACAAGATCCTTGCCGCAACCGGACGCTCGGACGACAATCCGGTCGTCGTCGAGGGTCGGGTGATGACATCAGGCGGTTCGCTTCCCCTCGATGTGACGATCCTGCTCGAATCGGCCGCACTCTGCATGGCGCATGCGGCGCGCAACGCCTTCAACCGCTGCGTCATTCTCGGCAACGGTCAACGGCGCGACCTGCCGGTCAACCTCGTGCCGCCGGGACGGATTGCCACCGGCTTCGGGCCGATCATCAAGCTTGCCGGCGAAATCTTCTCGCGCGTCCTGTCGATGTCGGGTCCCGTTTCGGCGCAGTCCCTGGTCGTTGCGGCCGGCCTGGAGGACGAGGCCGCCTTCCTGCCGCTGGTCATCGAGCGCTTCGAGCGTCAGATGCAGGCGCTGAAGCGCCTCGCGGCACTCGAGGCGCTCTTGTCTGCCCAGGCGATTGACATTCTCGGCGATGAACCGAAGGGCGTGGCCGGTATGCTCTATGAGGTCGTCCGCAAACATGCGGCCTTTTATACCGTCGACCGGCCGCTTTCGGCTGAGGTGGAGGCGATCGAGGAAGAGCTCGGATCGGACGACTTTCTCGCGAAACTGACCGAGCAGGTTCCGATTGCCTCCTTCGACGATTTCTTCGCACTCGGTTCGCCGGAGCCCAGCGAAGGGCGCCTGGCCAGCCGAGCAGGGTGA